A single window of Haemorhous mexicanus isolate bHaeMex1 chromosome 28, bHaeMex1.pri, whole genome shotgun sequence DNA harbors:
- the LOC132339103 gene encoding gasdermin-A3-like, whose translation MFKKLTKFIVNQMDPSKELVPVESIADNEHFRPLYLLKKKSKPKTVFHRAPYYQQTGFTLDDVLLPGEDGKSKETLHQESSQFTLTKVSADQADGGLSISFDPANVELKGGASLSKEFSITPQKKSISLQSLEALRREREINMDHSFIRQLRRTDIKLYVVTEILEASEEAVYKESTKADRGFKAKFYATLCAKSNTEDKKSIVIPKGCTLAFRTIPLHIRDGAWDLDYFPAEAVRKQAYVADGPSAGKLGQVMTEVQYSCRIFSELSPDLLLIMLNTIKAVMRDKNLLQELSQKMEEVPEQNDGYELNTESPDLKDLFNILQHSPRDRLLQLAEGITYVLDALHELTEDQLELLLESLERKIVSQQLNLVANLLEHDLDKGKETFLVDARLLSFQHKEEEMLTIALVELSGVQLQEDGSAVPRDKPFEAMAALFVALYALNFLNGMYLALPRELLCKVV comes from the exons ATGTTTAAAAAACTCACCAAATTCATTGTAAATCAAATGGATCCAAGCAAAGAACTGGTCCCTGTCGAGAGCATTGCAGACAATGAGCACTTCAGGCCTCTCTAtctactgaagaaaaaaagcaaaccaaaaaccGTATTTCACCGAGCTCCCTACTACCAGCAGACAGGCTTCACACTGGAtgatgtgctgctgcctggagaagatgGTAAAAGCAAAG AGACCCTCCATCAAGAATCCAGCCAATTTACTCTCACAAAAGTCAGCGCTGATCAAGCTGATGGAGGTCTCAGCATTTCTTTTGACCCTGCAAATGTAGAGCTGAAAGGAGGTGCCTCCTTGTCCAAAGAGTTTTCCATTACGCCACAGAAGAAGAGCATATCACTGCAATCACTGGAGGCACTGAGAAGAGAAAG AGAAATCAACATGGATCATTCCTTCATCCGACAGCTCCGGAGAACAGACATCAAGCTGTACGTGGTCACTGAAATCCTCGAGGCCTCAGAGGAGGCTGTCTACAAGGAATCCACCAAGGCAGACAGGGGGTTCAAGGCCAAATTTTATGCCACTCTATGTGCAAAG AGCAACACGGAGGACAAAAAAAGCATAGTCATACCCAAGGGCTGCACGCTGGCCTTCAGGACCATCCCACTACACATTAGGGATGGAGCATGGG ATCTGGATTATTTCCCAGcagaagctgtgagaaagcaAGCTTATGTAGCTGATG GTCCCTCAGCAGGAAAATTAGGACAAGTGATGACAGAAGTTCAATATTCCTGCCGAATTTTCTCTGAGTTGTCTCCTGACCTGCTGCTCATCATGTTAAACACCATCAAAGCTGTGATGAGAGACAAGAACCTCCTTCAAGAGCTCAGCCAGAAA ATGGAAGAGGTTCCTGAGCAAAATGATGGTTATGAGCTGAATACTGAGAGCCCAGACTTAAAAGACCTGTTCAACATCTTACAGCATTCCCCAAGAGATCGTCTCCTTCAGCTGGCAGAAGGAATCACCTACGTCCTGGATGCTTTGCATG AGTTAACAGAggatcagctggagctgctgctggaatccTTGGAAAGGAAGATTGTGTCCCAACAGCTGAACCTG GTTGCAAATCTCCTGGAACATGACCTGGATAAGGGGAAGGAGACTTTCCTTGTGGATGCTAGGCTTCTCTCCTTCCAACACAAGGAGGAAGAGATGTTAACCATTGCCCTGGTGGAGCTGAGTGGAGTGCAGCTCCAGGAAGATGGATCAGCTGTCCCAAGGGATAAACCCTTTGAGGCCATGGCAGCCTTGTTTGTAGCCCTGTACGCCCTTAACTTCCTGAATGGGATGtacctggccctgcccagggaaCTCCTCTGCAAAGTTGTGTGA
- the LOC132339102 gene encoding gasdermin-A3-like produces MFKKLTKSIVNQMDQYKELDPVESIIHNEHFRPLCLLTKKSKPKRIFHRAPYYQRTGFTLDDVLLPGEDGKSKETLHQESSQFTLTKVSADQVDGGLSISFDPASVELKGGASLSKEFSITPQKKSISLQSLEALRRERKINMDHSFIQQLRRTDIKLYVVTEILEASEEAVYKKSTKADGGFMAKFYATVCAKSTRETNQDLVIPKGCTLAFRTIPLHIEDGAWNLDYFQGEGLKLQGLVAVRGQSCVADGPLSDTKDLEFKTEEVEIQFELEFELEEVEIHCQIFSELSPDLLLIILNTIKAVMRDKNLLQELSQKMEEVAEQNDGYELNTESPDLKDLFNILQHSPRDRLLQLAEGITYVLDALHELTEDQLELLLESLERKIVSQQLNLVEDLLTHDLEYRMQHFHVDPGLLSFPHKEEQMLTIALVELSGVQLQEDGSAVPRDQPFEAVAALFAALYVLKLLSGSK; encoded by the exons ATGTTTAAAAAACTCACCAAATCAATCGTAAATCAAATGGATCAATACAAAGAATTGGATCCTGTGGAGAGCATCATACACAATGAGCACTTCAGGCCTCTCTGTCTACtgacaaaaaaaagcaaaccaaaacgCATATTCCACCGAGCTCCCTACTACCAGAGGACAGGCTTCACACTGGAtgatgtgctgctgcctggagaagatgGTAAAAGCAAAG AGACCCTCCATCAAGAATCCAGCCAATTTACTCTCACAAAAGTCAGCGCTGACCAAGTTGATGGAGGTCTCAGCATTTCTTTTGACCCTGCAAGTGTAGAGCTGAAAGGAGGTGCATCCTTGTCCAAAGAGTTTTCCATTACGCCACAGAAGAAGAGCATATCACTGCAATCACTGGAGGCACTGAGAAGAGAAAG gAAAATCAACATGGATCATTCCTTCATCCAACAGCTCCGGAGAACAGACATCAAGCTGTACGTGGTCACTGAAATCCTTGAAGCCTCAGAGGAGGCTGTCTACAAGAAATCCACCAAGGCAGACGGGGGGTTCATGGCCAAATTTTATGCCACAGTCTGTGCAAAG AGCACCAGAGAGACTAACCAAGACCTAGTCATACCCAAGGGCTGCACGCTGGCCTTCAGGACCATCCCGCTACACATTGAAGATGGAGCATGGA ATCTGGATTATTTCCAAGGGGAAGGTCTAAAACTTCAAGGTCTTGTAGCTGTGAGAGGGCAATCTTGTGTAGCTGATG GTCCCCTGTCAGACACAAAAGATTTAGAATTCAAAACGGAAGAAGTTGAAATCCAGTTTGAATTAGAATTCGAACTGGAAGAAGTTGAAATCCACTGTCAAATCTTCTCTGAGTTGTCTCCTGACCTGCTGCTCATCATCCTAAACACCATCAAAGCTGTGATGAGAGACAAGAACCTCCTTCAAGAGCTCAGCCAGAAA ATGGAAGAAGTTGCTGAGCAAAATGATGGTTATGAGCTGAATACTGAGAGCCCAGACTTAAAAGACCTGTTCAACATCTTACAGCATTCCCCAAGAGATCGTCTCCTTCAGCTGGCAGAAGGAATCACCTACGTCCTGGATGCTTTGCATG AGTTAACGGAggatcagctggagctgctgctggaatccTTGGAAAGAAAGATTGTGTCCCAACAGCTGAACCTG GTTGAAGACCTACTGACACATGACCTGGAGTATCGGATGCAGCATTTCCATGTGGATCCTGGACTGCTCTCCTTCCCACACAAGGAGGAACAGATGTTAACCATTGCCCTGGTGGAGCTGAGTGgagtgcagctccaggaggatggATCAGCTGTCCCTAGGGATCAACCCTTCGAGGCTGTAGCAGCCCTGTTTGCAGCCCTGTATGTCCTCAAACTCCTGAGTGGTTCCAAGTAG
- the ORMDL3 gene encoding ORM1-like protein 3: protein MNVGTAHSEVNPNTRVMNSRGIWLSYVLGIGLLHVVLLSIPFFSVPVVWTLTNIIHNLSMYIFLHTVKGTPFETPDQGKARLLTHWEQMDYGVQFTASRKFLTIMPIVLYFLTSFYTKYDRVHFIINTISLMSVLIPKLPQLHGVRIFGINKY, encoded by the exons ATGAACGTGGGAACGGCGCACAGCGAGGTGAACCCCAACACCCGGGTGATGAACAGCCGCGGCATCTGGCTGTCCTACGTGCTGGGCATCGGGCTGCTGCACGTCGTGCTCCTCAGCATTCCCTTCTTCAGCGTGCCCGTGGTCTGGACCCTCACCAACATCATCCACAACCTG AGCATGTACATCTTCCTGCACACCGTGAAGGGAACCCCCTTCGAGACCCCGGACCAGGGCAAGGCCCGGCTGCTCACGCACTGGGAGCAGATGGATTATGGAGTCCAGTTCACCGCGTCCCGCAAGTTCCTCACCATCATGCCCATCGTCCT GTATTTTCTAACCAGCTTTTACACCAAGTACGACCGGGTACACTTCATCATCAACACCATCTCCCTCATGAGCGTCCTGATCCCCAAACTGCCTCAGCTCCACGGAGTGAGGATCTTTGGCATCAACAAGTACTGA
- the LRRC3C gene encoding leucine-rich repeat-containing protein 3C translates to MTAAQGVLLRPITMGMLLQSLFLLFLLLLGSCLHTAAAFPKGCYPSEEEGLKTFRCSNAQLTEVPRDIPNDTNKLYLDFNQIPFLPRDAFQDLPLLLELDLSHNAITRIESGAFQGLAEHLHSLDLSSNRLVSVSKDTFSNLKAKVNLSNNPWLCDCRLQELIRAVELAADSSGGIVCDSSTQEEHVGKAFLQVIADTDFCNVYKKTTDIAMLVTMFGWFAMVISYLVYYVRQNQEDARRHLEYLKSLPSKQRRSEESSTISTVV, encoded by the coding sequence ATGACTGCTGCACAGGGGGTTCTCCTGCGCCCCATCACCATGGGAatgctcctgcagagcctcttcctcctcttcctcctcctcctgggctCCTGCCTCCACACAGCCGCTGCCTTCCCCAAGGGTTGTTACCCCTCAGAAGAGGAGGGGCTGAAGACCTTTCGCTGCAGCAACGCTCAGCTGACTGAGGTCCCCAGGGACATCCCCAACGACACCAACAAGCTCTACCTGGACTTCAACCAAATCCCCTTCCTGCCTCGCGATgccttccaggacctgccactcctgctggagctggatctGTCCCACAATGCCATCACCAGAATTGAATCTGGGGCTTTCCAGGGCCTGGCAGAGCACCTGCACTCCCTGGACTTGTCTTCCAACAGGCTGGTATCGGTCAGCAAAGACACCTTTAGCAACCTGAAAGCCAAGGTGAACCTGTCCAACAACCCGTGGCTGTGTGACTGTcggctgcaggagctgatccGTGCCGTGGAGCTGGCGGCCGACTCCTCGGGGGGCATCGTGTGCGACTCCTCCACACAGGAGGAGCACGTGGGCAAAGCTTTCCTGCAGGTCATTGCTGACACAGACTTCTGCAACGTGTACAAGAAGACCACGGACATCGCCATGCTGGTCACCATGTTCGGCTGGTTCGCCATGGTGATTTCCTACCTGGTTTATTACGTGAGGCAGAACCAGGAGGACGCCCGGCGGCACCTGGAGTATCTCAAGTCACTGCCCAGCAAACAGAGGCGATCAGAGGAGTCGTCCACCATCAGCACTGTGGTGTGA